A single region of the candidate division WOR-3 bacterium genome encodes:
- a CDS encoding AAA family ATPase: MGYQEFYQLKFEPFANLPDPKFYFNSPQHALAKEYLMHAARGTRGLAILLGDIGTGKTMLVRKLLTELQTTGKFQVGMIVLTHSDFPTNWLFSKIANLIGLSDLGTTTTEIISRISNRLREIYRRNERTVIIIDEANKLKSPDILEEIRGLLNLEIADTRLISFILSGLPELESFLMMNRALYQRIAVKVKLKPMGSETIRAYIAHRLKIAGAQRPIFTPMAQEIICRYSEGRPRLVNIICDNALLEGYVQRKQTIDEAVVERVISNLGLRFE, from the coding sequence GTGGGTTATCAAGAATTTTATCAACTAAAGTTTGAGCCGTTTGCAAATCTTCCCGACCCGAAATTTTATTTTAATTCACCACAACATGCACTCGCTAAGGAGTATCTGATGCATGCGGCACGGGGCACGAGAGGATTGGCGATATTGTTGGGTGACATTGGCACGGGTAAGACAATGTTGGTGCGTAAATTATTAACCGAACTTCAAACCACTGGAAAATTTCAGGTGGGAATGATCGTTTTGACTCACTCCGATTTTCCCACCAATTGGCTTTTTTCAAAGATTGCCAATCTTATCGGATTGAGTGATTTAGGAACAACAACTACCGAAATAATCTCGCGCATATCAAACCGCTTACGAGAGATATACCGACGGAATGAAAGAACTGTTATAATCATTGATGAGGCAAATAAGTTAAAAAGTCCGGATATTCTTGAAGAAATCCGGGGTTTATTGAATTTAGAAATTGCCGACACCAGACTGATCTCATTTATTCTAAGTGGTTTACCAGAACTGGAATCATTTTTGATGATGAACCGGGCACTTTATCAACGGATCGCCGTGAAGGTAAAATTAAAACCCATGGGCAGCGAGACGATTCGGGCCTACATTGCCCATCGCCTGAAAATTGCCGGTGCCCAACGTCCGATTTTCACCCCAATGGCGCAGGAGATCATCTGTAGATATTCTGAAGGTAGACCGCGCCTCGTCAATATTATCTGTGATAATGCCCTGCTGGAGGGATATGTCCAGCGAAAGCAGACGATTGACGAGGCCGTTGTTGAACGAGTGATAAGCAATTTAGGTTTGAGATTTGAATAA
- a CDS encoding tetratricopeptide repeat protein, protein MGDVGAIKRYVAELQAKGEINKAIAELEKAIKEFPKEGSLFNILGDLYIKVNRQKEALDIYEQGAFALAEETFYSNAVSMCKKILRLDKERTEIYKLLGDCHKELGLYVEAANYYLEYADRKLKNNEIDAALKTYEAIKELVPNNYKIIQTISAIYEKIGRKEQSADLLKEAEQIQLKQRELKEPTTPSAAPVTVEEPKVEIPEPLAVETVRPVKTEPMEPVSTPKVEEEKETVESIKVPEISPTEPEKAEVEEVKPAEKEEISLEDFVSPEVAQLLKDEVETKPPPVEVVEEVPAEPEELSEIEKTKQLAEIYLNLGEDEEAINCFRDAAAMAFKEKKYDQAMDLYKRVADLRPLDLKSRQRLIEIAKLQGDKALQVNFMIELAETLYRREARTEAQSVLRKILEIDPQHALAQSMLEEETSAKEYIDLGQVLKSEIEGEGASSTLQNIHDLISQFRKEVFESIGEGDYRSHYDLGVAYKGMGLYQEAIEEFEIAARDENLKLKSYEMIAACLIEKGNVEEAIKVLNEGLAIPNRPVREYFGLHFLLGNAYEMQNNLKMAIKSYVNAANIDKTVPDLLKKINELKDKLTEELKKRAQATPPPTSAPPSEETIKPKKSKVTYL, encoded by the coding sequence ATGGGTGATGTTGGTGCTATTAAAAGATATGTTGCCGAATTACAGGCAAAAGGCGAAATAAATAAAGCCATTGCCGAACTGGAAAAGGCAATAAAAGAATTTCCTAAAGAGGGTTCTTTATTCAATATCTTAGGTGATTTGTATATCAAAGTCAACCGCCAGAAAGAAGCCTTAGATATCTACGAACAGGGTGCTTTTGCTCTTGCGGAGGAGACCTTCTATTCAAATGCCGTATCAATGTGTAAAAAGATCCTCCGGTTGGATAAGGAAAGGACAGAGATTTATAAACTCCTCGGTGATTGCCATAAAGAACTCGGACTTTATGTGGAAGCCGCAAATTATTATCTGGAATATGCGGATCGGAAGTTGAAGAATAACGAAATTGACGCGGCACTTAAGACTTATGAGGCGATAAAAGAACTTGTTCCCAACAATTATAAGATCATACAGACCATCTCCGCCATTTATGAGAAGATCGGCCGGAAAGAACAGAGTGCCGATTTATTGAAAGAAGCCGAGCAGATTCAGCTAAAACAAAGAGAGTTGAAGGAACCGACGACGCCTTCGGCTGCTCCGGTGACGGTTGAAGAACCAAAAGTGGAAATACCCGAACCTTTAGCTGTGGAAACCGTTAGGCCGGTGAAGACCGAACCTATGGAGCCTGTAAGTACTCCAAAAGTTGAAGAAGAAAAAGAAACTGTTGAATCAATAAAGGTACCTGAAATATCTCCGACGGAACCGGAGAAAGCAGAAGTTGAAGAAGTCAAACCGGCAGAAAAGGAAGAGATTTCTCTCGAGGATTTTGTCTCGCCTGAGGTGGCACAATTGTTGAAAGATGAAGTTGAGACGAAACCACCACCGGTAGAAGTTGTGGAAGAAGTTCCTGCAGAGCCGGAAGAGCTTTCTGAGATTGAAAAGACAAAACAACTTGCGGAAATATATCTCAATTTAGGTGAGGATGAAGAAGCAATAAATTGTTTCCGGGACGCGGCTGCCATGGCATTTAAAGAGAAGAAATATGATCAGGCTATGGATTTATACAAAAGGGTTGCTGACCTGAGACCTCTGGATTTGAAGTCGCGACAGCGGTTGATCGAAATTGCCAAGTTGCAGGGTGATAAAGCACTCCAAGTGAATTTTATGATTGAACTTGCAGAGACTCTTTATAGGCGCGAGGCTCGAACCGAGGCGCAATCCGTTCTGCGCAAAATATTAGAGATAGACCCTCAACATGCACTCGCACAAAGTATGCTTGAAGAAGAAACAAGCGCAAAAGAATATATTGACTTGGGGCAGGTGTTAAAGAGTGAAATTGAGGGGGAAGGGGCTTCTTCTACACTCCAGAATATTCATGATTTGATTTCGCAGTTCCGCAAAGAGGTATTTGAGTCGATCGGAGAAGGTGATTATCGTTCTCATTATGACTTGGGTGTGGCCTACAAGGGCATGGGACTATATCAGGAGGCAATAGAAGAATTTGAGATTGCTGCTCGGGATGAGAATTTGAAATTGAAGTCTTATGAGATGATCGCAGCATGTCTCATTGAAAAAGGGAATGTGGAGGAGGCGATAAAGGTATTGAATGAAGGACTCGCGATCCCCAATCGGCCGGTTCGGGAGTATTTTGGTCTTCATTTCCTTTTAGGAAATGCCTATGAGATGCAAAACAATTTAAAGATGGCAATCAAATCTTATGTAAACGCGGCAAATATTGATAAAACAGTGCCCGATTTGTTGAAAAAGATAAATGAATTAAAGGACAAGCTTACCGAGGAATTAAAAAAGCGGGCACAAGCAACTCCGCCGCCAACTTCGGCACCCCCGAGCGAGGAAACTATTAAACCAAAGAAATCAAAGGTTACTTATCTCTAA
- a CDS encoding AAA family ATPase encodes MGYESFYKLKEHPFSFTTDEKFYYNSPQHAKALAKLTHAVETEKGLALLIGDIGTGKTTLSRRLLDQLISNNVEATLLVIIHSEITSLWFLKKIALMLETPVESDNKIEIITAVYHRLLDLASKNKKVVILIDEANMLQRKDLMEEIRGLLNLESEHGKLLNFILFGLPEMEDYLKLDPPLYQRVAVRCVLEALDQETTHNYIVHRLRVAGCARPLFTGGAMKAIYQYSKGVPRTINAICDNALLEGFLLKKEIVDEKIILDVCRDLGLT; translated from the coding sequence TTGGGATACGAAAGTTTTTATAAATTAAAAGAACACCCCTTCAGTTTTACCACTGATGAAAAATTCTATTATAATTCACCACAGCATGCCAAGGCATTGGCAAAACTTACCCATGCGGTGGAGACGGAGAAAGGATTGGCTTTGTTGATCGGCGACATCGGAACCGGGAAGACGACGCTTTCCCGCCGATTGCTGGACCAGTTGATCAGCAATAATGTGGAAGCCACGCTGCTGGTTATTATCCACTCTGAAATAACTTCACTATGGTTTCTTAAAAAAATCGCTCTGATGCTTGAAACACCGGTGGAATCCGACAATAAGATTGAAATCATTACCGCCGTCTATCATCGGTTGCTTGATCTGGCGAGCAAGAATAAAAAAGTTGTCATTCTAATTGACGAAGCAAATATGCTCCAGCGCAAGGATTTGATGGAAGAAATACGGGGTTTATTAAATCTTGAATCCGAACATGGCAAACTTTTGAATTTTATTCTTTTTGGTCTACCGGAGATGGAAGATTATCTGAAGCTCGATCCACCCCTTTACCAGCGTGTTGCCGTTCGTTGCGTTCTGGAGGCATTGGATCAGGAGACGACCCATAATTATATTGTCCACCGGCTTCGGGTGGCGGGTTGTGCACGTCCGCTTTTCACGGGTGGGGCAATGAAGGCGATTTATCAATATTCAAAAGGTGTCCCCCGGACGATAAATGCGATCTGTGACAATGCTTTGCTTGAAGGTTTCCTTTTGAAAAAAGAAATCGTTGATGAAAAAATCATTCTGGATGTTTGTCGCGATCTCGGGCTAACTTAG